In Zootoca vivipara chromosome 15, rZooViv1.1, whole genome shotgun sequence, the genomic window AAGGAGTTTTGTTTCTAATAGAACGTGCTTAGTGAGAACTACAATGCTACTAGCCACAGCTGTGATTGGCAGCTGTTCTGCCATGTCTCATGCAGAAGTCTTTGCCAGCTAGCTCAACTCTTGCACTTTATTCTGAGCGCTAAACAGGACATCCCATCCCTACCCCTAACCACACACTATAATTGTTCCTTTCCTTTGCCCTTTCCAGGAGGTGAAAGGCCTTCCAAGAGAATATTTACACCTCTGTTGAAAGACGAGTCTGTCATTGATGCTAAGTTCCTAGGTAGGTGGGTGAACATGCCTCCATTTATCTATGCAATTTGAGAAGCATCTTCAAATGTCAGTAGTCAGCCAGAATTGCCATCAGGGTCCAGGGACACTTGCCAGTGTGCACTTGCCAGTAAAAGAAGCTAAGCTTTGTCTGTCCCTGAGCCTAGTTGGCCCTGTCAAAGATGGATCAGTGCCTCTGGACAAAAATACACCTCGCATGCCAAAGAGACATACACATTTTCAATGTAGGACAATAACTATTCAGAAATGTGGCTTGCCTCTTTAGAACTGGGAACTAGGTTTGTAAAAGGACAGGCAAAGGATCTTCCACCTTCAGATGCAACCTAGAAGGGGTGCAGTGCTTTATGcccctttgatttcagtggaaaaCAGGTGAGTGTAACTTTTATGTATACATTTTATGTTTACCTTTTAAGTTTCTTTAATCCTCAAgcttttgaatacagtggtaccttgacaatccgaatgactcgacttccgaaggtttcgacttacgaagtcggcaaacccagaagtcttttctcCGCGCACGCGTTCTGCACTTGCACAGAAGCGGCGTGCACggtcggcacatgcgcagaagcgcaaaatcgcactttgcgcatgcgcaaaacggacgcttcgacaaccgaaggatttgacttacgaagagcgccgcggaatggatcgccttcgtaagtcgaggtaccactgtacttactccCTAGTAAACCAGTTTTGATGGCAAGATGGGGGTGGTTTGGGTAAaaatggcctcacaggccaaattgaCCACTCCTGCCAGGCATGATTGTACCACAGGCCAGAAGTGCCCCACCCCTTGTTTAAAGGGAAGGCTTTTTCTCTTACAAGTTTCATTTTTGATGTGATCATTCTAACATTTATGGAACGCAAGCATTTTATTCCCAAAAGGAATGTTGAATCATTCCTTAGAATAGATTGCCCAATAACTGTTTGTTCGTCTAATGCCCAAAGAGAACTTTTACAAAGAAAATTAATAAAGTATAAATGAAGATAATGAAGGCAGTGGGAGGGCTTCTTTTGACCTCAGGGATGCGGTCACATAGCCAAATCTGAAGACGAGTCAAtcagcattccccaacctggtgcccacctgCTAATACTTACCTGGCCAGGGAGACACCtggatcatgatgatgatgattacagtTGATTACTggtccttcaccctaaggtcaggttacagcaataaaacacagcattaatatggaaacatagtaaaacataacattacacaatattttaaaacaacaaaaatgagcTGGagcctaaaaatatacatctcaagtgtgCATTAATGGTTTGAATCATATACATTTATTAACTtctcaaaacaatacaaaaagagCCAATCCAGGATCTTTAAGCACCTCTTGAAGGGCATgttgggaggaaaggagggtTATTGAATTATGTGGATCTGCAGCCCTGTTCCTGTCCCCACCTGTGCCTGGGGACTACTGTCAGAATAGCAGTGGTTTGGGAGCTTTCCATCACTGCTCTGTGGAGACTTCTGGTGGCATCATAGAGGGTGGTCTGCAGCATCAGGAGGACCCTCAGCCATTGTCCCAGGGGGCACAAGACTGCTCCCTTAGTTAGATAATTGCTGGTCCTGTATCTTGCTTTTTCGTTGCACCGTTGAACCAATTGTTATTGACAATTGTTTTGGTGAATTATATATTTCTCCTACCTGAAGCTAAGCTAGAGAGTTGTCAAGAGCACAAAGTCCCCTCTCCAAGAGCAAAATCCAGAAAGACCCACAAAAAAGCAACCTTGGATATTCCAGCTGCTGAAGGTGAGCTCATAATTATTAAAGAAAACCTCCAGTTTATTACTTTTTGTGAGTCTTGATGGctaacatagaatcataaaattgtagagttggagagggccccctagtccaaccccctgcaatccaggaaaaaTGGCAGGTATTAGATACGGAGAAGTGGAATTACTTCTTTAGCCAAGTGAGATTAACAAGCACCTTCAGAATCCAATATCAACTTGGTTTACTTATTGGAACCCAGCTACAGTATATGAATTTCAAAGTTAGCAACTCCTTCTCTGAGGACTGCCAGTCTTTTCATTGTCCAAGGGCAGACGTCAGGGAACAACAGCCAGGCACTGCAAGTTGCCTCTGGTGAACTGCTGAGTTGAGATATAAGCTTAAAACATTTTCAATGAATAATGGGTTGCTTTCCCCCTAACATGATCACAACCAGACTTAAAATGGTTACGCGTATCACCTCAATGTCATCATTTAATGCTAGTTGAAGATTgagggttggttgttgttgttgttgtttactatcaagtggtgtataaattttatgaaataaataaatatttaattacCATTCTctgactacaggtaggtagccgtgttggtctgacgcagataaataggaaccgctacagcgggaagataaacggggtttccgtgtgctcctctggttcgccagaagtggctttgtcatgctggccacatgacctggaagtgctactggaaggattttttttatttcattctctGAATGTATGGTTTGTTTTACATATGGAGACCAAACTTAACCAAAATCTCACGTTATTGTCCATATTTGCATGAAGTATTTGCTTCCACCGCCTTCTTCACAGACGCATTGGTGCTTACGTGATTTCCACTGTGTCTCTTTCCACTGTAGGCTTAAGGAATCATTCGCCTCACAGCAGCAGAACAAGGACACCCGTTGCTTCtccaaaacaaagcagaaaattaTGATCTCTTGTTGGATCTGAGATTGGAATCTGTTCCAGTTTGTGGAAATGCACCTGTTATGTATGTTCCTGAGTGTCCCCTGCTCTGAGCTTGAGTCCGCTTAACAAGGCAGGCCAGGATTCTGAAGCCTGCATTGTGATTCGCTGCCTTGGCACAAAACAGCCAATCAGGTGTGAGGTGGGTGTTGCCAGGGGCTGGCTGAAGTGTATATAAATCAGATCCTGTTCCCTGTTTCCCTCAATCTGTTCCTGATGTCTCACTAAAGCCTTTAAGCTGAATCACTGCCTCTCGCTTGaaccaaggctggatctagacacatcaaagaagcgtttcagttaaacacgtacatttaaacagggaaatccggtaggtaaaaatgggactccacagcaccatctggtggcacagtgttatattgcatatacaatacatataaatcgctttttctttaccaatctagccgAGTCCCCACATATtcctttttctgttcctttgtgCAAATGTGAATTTTTAGGCATTCTCCActatgtttctctctctttgcctcaACCGTTGTAGGAACAATTTTGTGAGTCAGCCAATGCTACAGCCATTCTGCACCAGGATTCCCCAAGGCTTATTTTTGAGAGTTGTTTCCAATCTCCAATGTTTTAAGAGTAGACGAATATGGAATGGAGTTGCATTAATAAGAGAAGCTGCAGATCCCTCACTCTTATTGTTATAAATAAATTCATAGTAGCCTAAACTTCCCCATTTTTTATGACAACAGAGAAAGGAGAGGCATGTAAGTTGATTGTTacctattttgaaataaatatatatgctcCCTTTGGGGGGCATAGCTCCCAAGTGGCTCACAATAACATTACAGAACATAAGTGAGCCAGGAATGGCCATGGAATTAATTTCTGATACAGACATGGGCCTTAAGGGGCTACACTGATGAAATATACAGTCACAAAGGAACAGTGGATGTGTTGCTTAGATTGGGGTTGCACGAAACAATACTCTGACctaggcatcccaaaacttcggccctccagatgtattggactacaattcccatcatccctgacccctggtcctcttagctagggatcatgggagttgtaggccaaaacatctggagggccgcagtttggggatgcctgctctgaccCTTCCTTGGAACATTTTGTTTACCTGCACCCTCAAAAATAAATGCTGCTTGACACCTCGGCATCTTCACACACAAATTTTATTGTGccaaggtaccaagacttcccaccaaataatttcacacatcacatggaaattaagttttggtttttggcattaattctggccacaactttatttaaatacaactgaatgtgagtggttgcttaggcattggttcccatgccatctgtcccccgcctgggacagatctgactccccagcATACTGGGGatgtcaggataggtaagcaccctctgagagaggctggggcagggcaccacgccctatgacc contains:
- the LOC118097013 gene encoding uncharacterized protein CXorf65 homolog gives rise to the protein MFVTVLHGENRADIFNIHCEVQRLLEGIKRRCGCEDEDDIELADESGQMKNLLQNKQRSATELLGEREAYVLLGVTRGERPSKRIFTPLLKDESVIDAKFLAKLESCQEHKVPSPRAKSRKTHKKATLDIPAAEGLRNHSPHSSRTRTPVASPKQSRKL